A genome region from Nocardioides cynanchi includes the following:
- a CDS encoding MBL fold metallo-hydrolase yields MRIQLLGVRGSTPAPGPDFVRYGGHTSCVAITPEGGDRPTLVLDAGTGLRSLTGLLGGQAFEGSIVLSHLHWDHMMGLPFFGAGDREASRVDLYVPEQDGRSGRDLLALAFAPPSFPIPPEGLHGTWAFHALAGGSHQVQGFSVTAVDIEHKGGRTFGLRVEDERGSLAYLPDHAPEAGMSDELAAMLSGVDVLVHDAQFLEGERPVAVDYGHATVEDSVKLGRDCDAGTVVLFHHSPARTDVELDKIAAWAPTLDPSVDIVVAQEGMTIDVVRRER; encoded by the coding sequence GTGAGGATCCAGCTGCTCGGTGTCCGCGGTTCCACGCCTGCCCCCGGGCCGGACTTCGTGAGGTACGGCGGGCACACGTCGTGCGTGGCGATCACGCCCGAGGGCGGAGACCGCCCCACGCTCGTGCTGGACGCCGGCACCGGGCTCCGGTCGCTGACCGGCCTGCTCGGCGGGCAGGCCTTCGAGGGCTCGATCGTGCTCAGCCACCTGCACTGGGACCACATGATGGGGCTGCCCTTCTTCGGCGCCGGTGACCGTGAGGCGTCCCGCGTCGACCTCTACGTCCCGGAGCAGGACGGCCGCTCCGGCCGCGACCTGCTCGCCCTGGCCTTCGCCCCGCCGTCGTTCCCGATCCCGCCGGAGGGCCTGCACGGCACCTGGGCCTTCCACGCCCTGGCGGGTGGCAGCCACCAGGTGCAGGGCTTCTCGGTCACCGCCGTCGACATCGAGCACAAGGGCGGCCGCACCTTCGGCCTGCGCGTCGAGGACGAGCGCGGCTCGCTGGCGTACCTGCCCGACCACGCGCCCGAGGCCGGGATGTCGGACGAGCTGGCCGCGATGCTGTCCGGCGTCGACGTGCTCGTCCACGACGCGCAGTTCCTCGAGGGCGAGCGCCCGGTGGCCGTCGACTACGGACACGCCACGGTGGAGGACTCCGTGAAGCTCGGGCGCGACTGCGACGCGGGCACGGTGGTGCTCTTCCACCACTCACCGGCACGCACCGACGTCGAGCTGGACAAGATCGCGGCCTGGGCACCGACCCTCGACCCCTCGGTGGACATCGTCGTCGCCCAGGAGGGCATGACCATCGACGTCGTACGCCGGGAGCGCTAG
- a CDS encoding GNAT family N-acetyltransferase — protein sequence MTIELYAGPRTDLVWSFREAEDSESLLASYLDEGLVWVARNRAGEVIGHLQAVPRDDGTAWEVTNTAVVESARGEGVGRRLLDRAVAAAKEAGAARVVLATGAQDTGNVRFYRRCGFRITHTVRDYFVPANGYPDEIVVDGIPLRDQVWFERVL from the coding sequence GTGACGATCGAGCTGTACGCCGGACCCCGCACGGACCTCGTGTGGTCCTTCCGCGAGGCGGAGGACTCCGAGAGCCTGCTCGCCAGCTACCTCGACGAGGGCCTGGTCTGGGTCGCCCGCAACCGCGCCGGCGAGGTGATCGGTCACCTCCAGGCGGTCCCGCGCGACGACGGGACGGCCTGGGAGGTCACCAACACCGCGGTCGTCGAGAGTGCGCGCGGTGAGGGCGTCGGGCGCCGCCTGCTCGACCGGGCTGTGGCGGCCGCGAAGGAGGCCGGGGCTGCACGGGTGGTGCTGGCGACCGGCGCACAGGACACCGGCAACGTGCGCTTCTACCGGCGCTGCGGTTTCCGGATCACCCACACCGTGCGCGACTACTTCGTCCCGGCCAACGGCTACCCCGACGAGATCGTGGTCGACGGCATCCCGCTGCGCGACCAGGTGTGGTTCGAGCGCGTGCTCTGA
- a CDS encoding PLP-dependent aminotransferase family protein: MPTTSRAVISEIERRLDEPTAKGLAGAVSRAIRDGVLAPDDRLPPIRALAHELTLSPTTVSAAWGLLTRAGTLRTEGRRGTVVADVSAPREGRYRQAVEPQAGFRLDLSTGIPDERLLPGLTRALGAVTTAGTPHSYLDDPVLPELAAVLLASWPYRPPALTVVDGALDAMELVIRTLLRYGDRVVVEHPSFPPVLDLLEAAGVDVVGVPLDAEGPAPAAFTEALVGPVRAVFLQPRGQNPTGISLSAARAGLLAGLLEGSETVVVEDDSASAISTSPEVSLGTWLPEQTVHVRSFSKSHGPDLRLAAMSGPEALMGDVRHLRQLGQGWSSRLLQRVLLDLLTDERSVAEVAHARDEYARRRGAFVAALSARGVEVGGDDGLNLWVPVYDESAALVRLASRGIGVAPGSPFTVLPGGPGHIRVTVGLVDHGLDEVADEVAAAARTGGWGTGAR; the protein is encoded by the coding sequence GTGCCGACCACATCTCGCGCCGTGATCTCCGAGATCGAGCGTCGGCTCGACGAGCCCACCGCCAAGGGCCTGGCCGGCGCGGTCAGCCGGGCGATCCGGGACGGCGTGCTGGCCCCCGACGACCGGCTGCCGCCGATCCGGGCGCTCGCCCACGAGCTGACCCTCTCGCCGACGACGGTCAGCGCCGCCTGGGGTCTGCTCACCCGGGCCGGGACGCTGCGCACCGAGGGTCGGCGGGGCACGGTGGTCGCCGACGTCTCGGCTCCGCGCGAGGGGCGCTACCGGCAGGCGGTGGAGCCGCAGGCCGGCTTCCGGCTCGACCTGTCCACCGGGATCCCGGACGAGCGGCTGCTGCCCGGGCTGACCCGGGCGCTGGGCGCGGTGACCACCGCCGGCACCCCGCACAGCTACCTCGACGACCCGGTGCTGCCGGAGCTGGCCGCGGTGCTGCTCGCGAGCTGGCCCTACCGACCGCCGGCCCTCACCGTCGTGGACGGCGCGCTGGACGCCATGGAGCTCGTCATCCGCACCCTGCTCCGGTACGGCGACCGGGTCGTGGTCGAGCACCCGTCGTTCCCGCCGGTGCTCGACCTGCTCGAGGCGGCCGGCGTGGACGTGGTCGGCGTACCCCTGGATGCCGAGGGCCCGGCCCCCGCCGCGTTCACCGAGGCCCTGGTCGGTCCGGTCCGGGCGGTGTTCCTGCAGCCGCGTGGCCAGAACCCCACCGGCATCTCGCTGTCCGCGGCCCGGGCCGGCCTGCTGGCCGGCCTGCTCGAAGGCTCGGAGACGGTGGTGGTCGAGGACGACTCCGCCAGCGCCATCTCGACCAGCCCCGAGGTCAGTCTGGGCACCTGGCTGCCCGAGCAGACCGTGCACGTGCGCAGCTTCTCCAAGTCGCACGGCCCGGACCTCCGCCTGGCCGCGATGAGCGGCCCGGAGGCGCTGATGGGCGACGTCCGCCACCTGCGCCAGCTCGGCCAGGGCTGGAGCAGCCGCCTGCTCCAACGGGTCCTGCTCGACCTGCTCACCGACGAGCGGAGCGTGGCAGAGGTGGCGCACGCCCGTGACGAGTACGCCCGCCGCCGCGGGGCCTTCGTCGCCGCGCTGTCGGCTCGCGGGGTCGAGGTCGGCGGCGACGACGGCCTGAACCTCTGGGTGCCGGTGTACGACGAGTCCGCCGCCCTCGTGCGCCTCGCCTCGCGCGGCATCGGCGTCGCGCCGGGCTCGCCGTTCACCGTGCTGCCCGGCGGTCCGGGGCACATCCGGGTGACGGTCGGGCTCGTCGACCACGGTCTGGACGAGGTGGCCGACGAGGTGGCGGCCGCCGCCCGGACCGGCGGCTGGGGAACCGGCGCCCGCTGA
- a CDS encoding CoA-acylating methylmalonate-semialdehyde dehydrogenase, with protein MTTRIPHWIDGRETEGTSGRTSPVFNPATGVETARVDLASADEVGDAVASAKAAAAEWRHASLSKRSGVLFAFRHLLHEHADELAAIITAEHGKVHGDALGEIARGLENVEFAAGVPQLMKGGFSEQAGTDVDVYSIRQPLGVVAGITPFNFPAMVPLWMCANAIACGNAFILKPSEKDPSAGLFLARLWQQAGLPDGVFTVLQGDKEAVEGLLTHPDVAAISFVGSTPIAQSIYETGTAHGKRVQALGGAKNHALVLPDADLDVAADALVSAAYGAAGERCMALSVAVAVGDVAEPLVDALAVRLPKLVIGDGAQAGTDMGPLITREHRDRVASYVDAGEAAGATVVVDGRASEVPDEGFFLGATLLDHVTSEMTVYRDEIFGPVLGVVRVETYDEGLALINSNQFANGTAIFTRDGGAARRFQYDVEVGMVGINVPIPVPVAYYSFGGWKDSLFGDTHMYGPEGINFYTRGKVVTSRWPDPASSSVDLGFPRTR; from the coding sequence ATGACCACACGCATCCCCCACTGGATCGACGGCCGCGAGACCGAGGGCACCTCCGGGCGCACCTCGCCGGTGTTCAACCCGGCCACCGGCGTCGAGACCGCCCGCGTCGACCTGGCCTCGGCCGACGAGGTGGGCGACGCCGTCGCCAGCGCCAAGGCCGCGGCCGCCGAGTGGCGCCATGCGTCGCTGTCGAAGCGCTCGGGCGTGCTCTTCGCCTTCCGTCACCTGCTCCACGAGCACGCGGACGAGCTCGCCGCCATCATCACCGCCGAGCACGGCAAGGTGCACGGTGACGCGCTCGGCGAGATCGCGCGCGGGCTGGAGAACGTCGAGTTCGCGGCGGGCGTGCCCCAGCTGATGAAGGGCGGCTTCTCCGAGCAGGCCGGCACCGACGTCGACGTCTACAGCATCCGGCAGCCGCTCGGTGTGGTCGCCGGCATCACGCCGTTCAACTTCCCGGCCATGGTGCCGCTGTGGATGTGCGCCAACGCGATCGCCTGCGGCAACGCGTTCATCCTCAAGCCCAGCGAGAAGGACCCCTCCGCCGGTCTGTTCCTGGCCCGGCTCTGGCAGCAGGCCGGTCTGCCCGACGGGGTCTTCACCGTGCTCCAGGGCGACAAGGAGGCCGTCGAGGGGCTGCTGACCCACCCCGACGTCGCCGCGATCAGCTTCGTCGGCTCCACGCCCATCGCCCAGTCGATCTACGAGACCGGCACCGCCCACGGCAAGCGGGTGCAGGCTCTCGGTGGCGCCAAGAACCACGCGCTGGTCCTGCCCGACGCCGACCTCGACGTGGCCGCCGACGCCCTGGTCTCCGCGGCGTACGGCGCGGCCGGTGAGCGCTGCATGGCACTGTCGGTCGCAGTGGCGGTCGGCGACGTGGCCGAGCCCCTCGTCGACGCCCTCGCGGTCCGCCTGCCCAAGCTGGTGATCGGCGACGGCGCCCAGGCCGGCACCGACATGGGGCCGCTGATCACCCGCGAGCACCGCGACCGGGTCGCCTCCTACGTCGACGCCGGCGAGGCCGCCGGCGCCACCGTGGTCGTCGACGGCCGGGCCTCCGAGGTGCCCGACGAGGGCTTCTTCCTCGGCGCGACCCTGCTCGACCACGTCACCTCGGAGATGACCGTCTACCGCGACGAGATCTTCGGCCCGGTCCTCGGGGTGGTGCGGGTCGAGACCTACGACGAGGGGCTGGCACTGATCAACAGCAACCAGTTCGCCAACGGCACCGCCATCTTCACCCGCGACGGGGGCGCCGCACGCCGGTTCCAGTACGACGTGGAGGTCGGCATGGTCGGCATCAACGTGCCGATCCCGGTGCCGGTCGCCTACTACTCCTTCGGCGGCTGGAAGGACTCCCTCTTCGGCGACACCCACATGTACGGCCCCGAGGGCATCAACTTCTACACCCGCGGCAAGGTGGTCACGTCGCGGTGGCCCGACCCGGCCTCGTCCAGCGTCGACCTCGGCTTCCCGCGGACCCGCTGA